One part of the Podarcis muralis chromosome 3, rPodMur119.hap1.1, whole genome shotgun sequence genome encodes these proteins:
- the MLIP gene encoding muscular LMNA-interacting protein isoform X4 — translation MELGKHKPEASTRNALWNEKLKQPIQHGEQTEARNVPSESEFLRFTFVPSFGRLPTQFYIADATTFLAEGPVDRNSREITGHKAEAVPGGQAIGSGNEGNSGSASCTNSRHKLFQAKDRKSSRGEMEGDDLFKAEFIFITDSDEDKNTPLGNGYGHGRSKGLDASCLSPSGESRGHQTAPQLPLHTEISYNSVSQQKQSQLTSPLSTSDHPSYKPLVAHLLFPTNLTVEQDPSPAVHQASSLQESHSQWQSANGSSVRQTSTYLQSTASYSLPSPILQRPSFPSHSLSDGAQLPSGLQARNLPQKYELTSSPLSSKDSCPSSPQAHSSADTLQSSSPQAASPLPPKRFAPLSVVPIYITTHLLSPSPKPLSSPLHGSSSTIYSVNNPGSQMSSSGNLLKSGTKSPLPTRLSLLTAILKSGSTPKRPFSPASCPATFSPNSLGSSTLAIDQKFKMTPPTPKKAASEYSIRSASPSQEEFRLSVFSTVPNRMASFSKSSPTLRTRSPSPKKHLDTRALSPDKLCPLSPTISSYRKTVVSPLLQSKSPTFSLPPHAPRKGAHSPAHKARGPEKSKKVHTYSPTFTTKSYPLSPPGVSQRDAVSPTADKGSLSPTVMHSSCRSNGCLPQAIVKDPATNSPGLSPHWQASHTDSTSPTPPGYRIKAPSPHRESSSVHSNFRACPPSSRPRTPTVPQHRSPATVHSPCSLLSGSREVTSPLSFSLPSASENKKPQSHKIKTSYKAFAAIPTNTLLLEQKALDEPAKAEEVAENKSLDTHSEMCSPAQLRQQTEELCAAIDQVLQDPLSMRRCESSPGSLQNILDSDAGKTLMSSQRPAGRETRFANLRSLQSATPEKQKTKPGVIRPTTVKAKIITLKEEEPAQPNPFRKYLEETGGLQTEEDSSISHPYLYTKLSSPTKSPLHPQGLSHADLLTPGPFNHLGSIFGDIHDSSYSPYRRNNLYNKPTHPIVPIPENEALSSKELCSARAQNKLDLLPYQENKDLSRGNVPDNGSPHSRAHCLPRGDFENVFAKTT, via the exons CAACCCATACAACATGGAGAACAGACTGAGGCAAGAAAT GTTCCTTCAGAATCTGAATTTCTGAGGTTCACCTTTGTTCCTTCGTTTGGAAGGCTTCCAACTCAGTTCTACATCGCTGATGCCACAACATTTCTTGCAGAGGGACCTGTGGATAGAAACTCTCGAGAAATTACTGGGCACAAg GCCGAAGCAGTTCCTGGAGGTCAGGCCATAGGAAGTGGAAACGAGGGAAACAGCGGCTCTGCCAGTTGCACAAACAGTCGCCACAAACTTTTCCAAGCCAAAGATCGCAAGtcaagcagaggggaaatggaAGGGGACGACCTTTTCAAAGCTGAATTTATCTTCATTACGGACTCGGATGAGGACAAAAACACTCCACTAGGCAACGGATATGGACATGGAAGATCTAAGGGTCTGGATGCATCCTGTTTGTCTCCGAGTGGCGAATCCAGAGGACATCAGACAGCCCCACAGTTACCACTGCACACTGAGATCTCTTACAATTCTGTCAGCCAACAGAAACAGTCTCAG TTAACTTCTCCTCTGTCTACCTCTGATCATCCTTCTTATAAGCCACTTGTTGCTCATTTGCTTTTTCCAACTAACCTGACGGTAGAACAGGACCCGTCTCCCGCTGTCCACCAAGCCTCTTCTCTTCAAGAATCCCACAGCCAATGGCAGTCTGCAAATGGGTCCTCTGTACGCCAGACATCTACCTATTTACAGTCTACTGCTTCttacagcctcccttctcccatatTGCAAAGACCTTCTTTCCCAAGTCACAGCCTTTCAGATGGGGCTCAGTTGCCCAGTGGTCTCCAGGCTAGGAATCTTCCCCAGAAATATGAGCTCACCTCATCCCCTTTATCAAGCAAAGACTCGTGCCCTTCTTCCCCACAGGCTCACAGTTCAGCAGACACGCTTCAGAGCTCATCCCCTCAGGCCGCTTCTCCTCTCCCGCCCAAGAGGTTTGCCCCCTTGTCTGTGGTTCCCATCTATATCACGACACACTTATTATCCCCTAGTCCAAAGCCTCTGTCTTCTCCTCTTCATGGTTCCTCCTCCACCATCTATAGTGTCAACAACCCCGGCAGCCAAATGTCTTCCAGTGGGAACCTTCTGAAATCCGGAACTAAGTCGCCACTACCAACCAGACTCTCTCTTCTGACTGCTATTTTGAAGTCAGGATCCACTCCGAAAAGACCCTTTTCTCCTGCATCTTGCCCTGCTACGTTTTCTCCCAATTCCCTGGGCTCTTCAACGCTGGCAATAGACCAAAAGTTTAAAATGACCCCTCCGACCCCTAAGAAAGCTGCCTCAGAGTATTCAATTAGGTCCGCCTCTCCAAGTCAAGAGGAATTTCGTCTTTCGGTGTTTTCTACCGTGCCCAATCGCATGGCCTCATTTTCAAAATCCAGCCCTACTCTTAGAACCAGGTCCCCGTCTCCTAAAAAGCACCTTGACACCAGGGCGCTTTCCCCTGACAAATTGTGCCCTTTGTCGCCCACCATTTCTTCCTATAGAAAAACAGTTGTGTCTCCTCTGTTACAATCGAAATCTCCCACTTTCTCCTTGCCTCCCCACGCCCCTAGGAAAGGGGCCCACTCTCCTGCCCACAAAGCCCGAGGGCCTGAAAAGTCTAAGAAGGTGCATACCTATTCCCCCACTTTTACCACTAAGTCCTATCCACTGTCTCCTCCCGGTGTTAGCCAAAGGGACGCCGTTTCCCCCACTGCAGACAagggctctctctctccaaccGTAATGCATTCTAGCTGCCGGTCAAATGGATGTTTACCGCAAGCCATTGTTAAGGACCCAGCTACCAATTCGCCAGGTCTTTCACCTCATTGGCAAGCTTCTCATACAGATTCGACTTCACCCACTCCTCCAGGCTATCGTATTAAAGCCCCTTCTCCACACAGAGAGTCCTCCTCTGTTCATTCAAACTTCCGAGCTTGCCCTCCATCTTCAAGACCCAGGACCCCAACGGTACCACAGCACAGATCTCCTGCCACGGTGCACTCACCTTGTTCATTGTTGTCAGGATCCAGGGAGGTGACTTCACCactgtctttctctctgccttctgcctctgAGAATAAGAAGCCCCAG TCACACAAGATCAAGACAAGCTACAAGGCTTTTGCAGCAATCCCTACAAACACACTACTTCTCGAACAGAAG GCACTCGATGAACCAGCCAAAGCAGAAGAAGTCGCAGAAAACAAATCTTTGGATACACATTCAGAG ATGTGCTCCCCTGCTCAGCTCAGGCAACAAACTGAAGAGCTGTGTGCTGCTATTGATCAAGTCTTACAGGACCCCCTGTCTATG CGCCGTTGTGAATCTTCTCCAGGCTCCCTGCAGAACATATTGGATTCAGATGCAGGCAAA ACATTGATGTCTTCACAGAGACCAGCTGGACGGGAAACAAGATTT GCTAACCTTCGTTCATTGCAATCTGCAACACCTGAAAAGCAAAAG ACAAAGCCTGGTGTCATTCGTCCAACAACGgtgaaagcaaaaataataacGTTAAAGGAAGAGGAACCTGCCCAACCAAACCCATTCAGAAAGTACCTAGAAGAAACCGGTGGCCTCCAAACTGAAGAG GATTCATCTATTTCCCATCCTTATTTATATACTAAACTGAGCTCTCCTACTAAGTCCCCATTGCACCCACAGGGACTCTCTCATGCTGACTTGCTAACTCCTGGTCCATTCAATCATTTGGGTTCCATCTTTGGCGACATCCATGACAGTTCTTATAGTCCTTACCGTCGCAATAATTTGTATAACAAG
- the MLIP gene encoding muscular LMNA-interacting protein isoform X6: MELGKHKPEASTRNALWNEKLKQPIQHGEQTEARNVSDISSFNFLYREQVPSESEFLRFTFVPSFGRLPTQFYIADATTFLAEGPVDRNSREITGHKAEAVPGGQAIGSGNEGNSGSASCTNSRHKLFQAKDRKSSRGEMEGDDLFKAEFIFITDSDEDKNTPLGNGYGHGRSKGLDASCLSPSGESRGHQTAPQLPLHTEISYNSVSQQKQSQLTSPLSTSDHPSYKPLVAHLLFPTNLTVEQDPSPAVHQASSLQESHSQWQSANGSSVRQTSTYLQSTASYSLPSPILQRPSFPSHSLSDGAQLPSGLQARNLPQKYELTSSPLSSKDSCPSSPQAHSSADTLQSSSPQAASPLPPKRFAPLSVVPIYITTHLLSPSPKPLSSPLHGSSSTIYSVNNPGSQMSSSGNLLKSGTKSPLPTRLSLLTAILKSGSTPKRPFSPASCPATFSPNSLGSSTLAIDQKFKMTPPTPKKAASEYSIRSASPSQEEFRLSVFSTVPNRMASFSKSSPTLRTRSPSPKKHLDTRALSPDKLCPLSPTISSYRKTVVSPLLQSKSPTFSLPPHAPRKGAHSPAHKARGPEKSKKVHTYSPTFTTKSYPLSPPGVSQRDAVSPTADKGSLSPTVMHSSCRSNGCLPQAIVKDPATNSPGLSPHWQASHTDSTSPTPPGYRIKAPSPHRESSSVHSNFRACPPSSRPRTPTVPQHRSPATVHSPCSLLSGSREVTSPLSFSLPSASENKKPQSHKIKTSYKAFAAIPTNTLLLEQKALDEPAKAEEVAENKSLDTHSEMCSPAQLRQQTEELCAAIDQVLQDPLSMRRCESSPGSLQNILDSDAGKTLMSSQRPAGRETRFANLRSLQSATPEKQKTKPGVIRPTTVKAKIITLKEEEPAQPNPFRKYLEETGGLQTEEDSSISHPYLYTKLSSPTKSPLHPQGLSHADLLTPGPFNHLGSIFGDIHDSSYSPYRRNNLYNKGCHLWGVLSGSWNRHDFGLEVNCRECYLPVCCDADVRSMLK; encoded by the exons CAACCCATACAACATGGAGAACAGACTGAGGCAAGAAATGTGAGTGACATCTCCTCCTTTAATTTCCTTTACAGAGAACAG GTTCCTTCAGAATCTGAATTTCTGAGGTTCACCTTTGTTCCTTCGTTTGGAAGGCTTCCAACTCAGTTCTACATCGCTGATGCCACAACATTTCTTGCAGAGGGACCTGTGGATAGAAACTCTCGAGAAATTACTGGGCACAAg GCCGAAGCAGTTCCTGGAGGTCAGGCCATAGGAAGTGGAAACGAGGGAAACAGCGGCTCTGCCAGTTGCACAAACAGTCGCCACAAACTTTTCCAAGCCAAAGATCGCAAGtcaagcagaggggaaatggaAGGGGACGACCTTTTCAAAGCTGAATTTATCTTCATTACGGACTCGGATGAGGACAAAAACACTCCACTAGGCAACGGATATGGACATGGAAGATCTAAGGGTCTGGATGCATCCTGTTTGTCTCCGAGTGGCGAATCCAGAGGACATCAGACAGCCCCACAGTTACCACTGCACACTGAGATCTCTTACAATTCTGTCAGCCAACAGAAACAGTCTCAG TTAACTTCTCCTCTGTCTACCTCTGATCATCCTTCTTATAAGCCACTTGTTGCTCATTTGCTTTTTCCAACTAACCTGACGGTAGAACAGGACCCGTCTCCCGCTGTCCACCAAGCCTCTTCTCTTCAAGAATCCCACAGCCAATGGCAGTCTGCAAATGGGTCCTCTGTACGCCAGACATCTACCTATTTACAGTCTACTGCTTCttacagcctcccttctcccatatTGCAAAGACCTTCTTTCCCAAGTCACAGCCTTTCAGATGGGGCTCAGTTGCCCAGTGGTCTCCAGGCTAGGAATCTTCCCCAGAAATATGAGCTCACCTCATCCCCTTTATCAAGCAAAGACTCGTGCCCTTCTTCCCCACAGGCTCACAGTTCAGCAGACACGCTTCAGAGCTCATCCCCTCAGGCCGCTTCTCCTCTCCCGCCCAAGAGGTTTGCCCCCTTGTCTGTGGTTCCCATCTATATCACGACACACTTATTATCCCCTAGTCCAAAGCCTCTGTCTTCTCCTCTTCATGGTTCCTCCTCCACCATCTATAGTGTCAACAACCCCGGCAGCCAAATGTCTTCCAGTGGGAACCTTCTGAAATCCGGAACTAAGTCGCCACTACCAACCAGACTCTCTCTTCTGACTGCTATTTTGAAGTCAGGATCCACTCCGAAAAGACCCTTTTCTCCTGCATCTTGCCCTGCTACGTTTTCTCCCAATTCCCTGGGCTCTTCAACGCTGGCAATAGACCAAAAGTTTAAAATGACCCCTCCGACCCCTAAGAAAGCTGCCTCAGAGTATTCAATTAGGTCCGCCTCTCCAAGTCAAGAGGAATTTCGTCTTTCGGTGTTTTCTACCGTGCCCAATCGCATGGCCTCATTTTCAAAATCCAGCCCTACTCTTAGAACCAGGTCCCCGTCTCCTAAAAAGCACCTTGACACCAGGGCGCTTTCCCCTGACAAATTGTGCCCTTTGTCGCCCACCATTTCTTCCTATAGAAAAACAGTTGTGTCTCCTCTGTTACAATCGAAATCTCCCACTTTCTCCTTGCCTCCCCACGCCCCTAGGAAAGGGGCCCACTCTCCTGCCCACAAAGCCCGAGGGCCTGAAAAGTCTAAGAAGGTGCATACCTATTCCCCCACTTTTACCACTAAGTCCTATCCACTGTCTCCTCCCGGTGTTAGCCAAAGGGACGCCGTTTCCCCCACTGCAGACAagggctctctctctccaaccGTAATGCATTCTAGCTGCCGGTCAAATGGATGTTTACCGCAAGCCATTGTTAAGGACCCAGCTACCAATTCGCCAGGTCTTTCACCTCATTGGCAAGCTTCTCATACAGATTCGACTTCACCCACTCCTCCAGGCTATCGTATTAAAGCCCCTTCTCCACACAGAGAGTCCTCCTCTGTTCATTCAAACTTCCGAGCTTGCCCTCCATCTTCAAGACCCAGGACCCCAACGGTACCACAGCACAGATCTCCTGCCACGGTGCACTCACCTTGTTCATTGTTGTCAGGATCCAGGGAGGTGACTTCACCactgtctttctctctgccttctgcctctgAGAATAAGAAGCCCCAG TCACACAAGATCAAGACAAGCTACAAGGCTTTTGCAGCAATCCCTACAAACACACTACTTCTCGAACAGAAG GCACTCGATGAACCAGCCAAAGCAGAAGAAGTCGCAGAAAACAAATCTTTGGATACACATTCAGAG ATGTGCTCCCCTGCTCAGCTCAGGCAACAAACTGAAGAGCTGTGTGCTGCTATTGATCAAGTCTTACAGGACCCCCTGTCTATG CGCCGTTGTGAATCTTCTCCAGGCTCCCTGCAGAACATATTGGATTCAGATGCAGGCAAA ACATTGATGTCTTCACAGAGACCAGCTGGACGGGAAACAAGATTT GCTAACCTTCGTTCATTGCAATCTGCAACACCTGAAAAGCAAAAG ACAAAGCCTGGTGTCATTCGTCCAACAACGgtgaaagcaaaaataataacGTTAAAGGAAGAGGAACCTGCCCAACCAAACCCATTCAGAAAGTACCTAGAAGAAACCGGTGGCCTCCAAACTGAAGAG GATTCATCTATTTCCCATCCTTATTTATATACTAAACTGAGCTCTCCTACTAAGTCCCCATTGCACCCACAGGGACTCTCTCATGCTGACTTGCTAACTCCTGGTCCATTCAATCATTTGGGTTCCATCTTTGGCGACATCCATGACAGTTCTTATAGTCCTTACCGTCGCAATAATTTGTATAACAAG
- the MLIP gene encoding muscular LMNA-interacting protein isoform X1, with translation MELGKHKPEASTRNALWNEKLKQPIQHGEQTEARNVSDISSFNFLYREQVPSESEFLRFTFVPSFGRLPTQFYIADATTFLAEGPVDRNSREITGHKAEAVPGGQAIGSGNEGNSGSASCTNSRHKLFQAKDRKSSRGEMEGDDLFKAEFIFITDSDEDKNTPLGNGYGHGRSKGLDASCLSPSGESRGHQTAPQLPLHTEISYNSVSQQKQSQLTSPLSTSDHPSYKPLVAHLLFPTNLTVEQDPSPAVHQASSLQESHSQWQSANGSSVRQTSTYLQSTASYSLPSPILQRPSFPSHSLSDGAQLPSGLQARNLPQKYELTSSPLSSKDSCPSSPQAHSSADTLQSSSPQAASPLPPKRFAPLSVVPIYITTHLLSPSPKPLSSPLHGSSSTIYSVNNPGSQMSSSGNLLKSGTKSPLPTRLSLLTAILKSGSTPKRPFSPASCPATFSPNSLGSSTLAIDQKFKMTPPTPKKAASEYSIRSASPSQEEFRLSVFSTVPNRMASFSKSSPTLRTRSPSPKKHLDTRALSPDKLCPLSPTISSYRKTVVSPLLQSKSPTFSLPPHAPRKGAHSPAHKARGPEKSKKVHTYSPTFTTKSYPLSPPGVSQRDAVSPTADKGSLSPTVMHSSCRSNGCLPQAIVKDPATNSPGLSPHWQASHTDSTSPTPPGYRIKAPSPHRESSSVHSNFRACPPSSRPRTPTVPQHRSPATVHSPCSLLSGSREVTSPLSFSLPSASENKKPQSHKIKTSYKAFAAIPTNTLLLEQKALDEPAKAEEVAENKSLDTHSEMCSPAQLRQQTEELCAAIDQVLQDPLSMRRCESSPGSLQNILDSDAGKTLMSSQRPAGRETRFANLRSLQSATPEKQKTKPGVIRPTTVKAKIITLKEEEPAQPNPFRKYLEETGGLQTEEDSSISHPYLYTKLSSPTKSPLHPQGLSHADLLTPGPFNHLGSIFGDIHDSSYSPYRRNNLYNKPTHPIVPIPENEALSSKELCSARAQNKLDLLPYQENKDLSRGNVPDNGSPHSRAHCLPRGDFENVFAKTT, from the exons CAACCCATACAACATGGAGAACAGACTGAGGCAAGAAATGTGAGTGACATCTCCTCCTTTAATTTCCTTTACAGAGAACAG GTTCCTTCAGAATCTGAATTTCTGAGGTTCACCTTTGTTCCTTCGTTTGGAAGGCTTCCAACTCAGTTCTACATCGCTGATGCCACAACATTTCTTGCAGAGGGACCTGTGGATAGAAACTCTCGAGAAATTACTGGGCACAAg GCCGAAGCAGTTCCTGGAGGTCAGGCCATAGGAAGTGGAAACGAGGGAAACAGCGGCTCTGCCAGTTGCACAAACAGTCGCCACAAACTTTTCCAAGCCAAAGATCGCAAGtcaagcagaggggaaatggaAGGGGACGACCTTTTCAAAGCTGAATTTATCTTCATTACGGACTCGGATGAGGACAAAAACACTCCACTAGGCAACGGATATGGACATGGAAGATCTAAGGGTCTGGATGCATCCTGTTTGTCTCCGAGTGGCGAATCCAGAGGACATCAGACAGCCCCACAGTTACCACTGCACACTGAGATCTCTTACAATTCTGTCAGCCAACAGAAACAGTCTCAG TTAACTTCTCCTCTGTCTACCTCTGATCATCCTTCTTATAAGCCACTTGTTGCTCATTTGCTTTTTCCAACTAACCTGACGGTAGAACAGGACCCGTCTCCCGCTGTCCACCAAGCCTCTTCTCTTCAAGAATCCCACAGCCAATGGCAGTCTGCAAATGGGTCCTCTGTACGCCAGACATCTACCTATTTACAGTCTACTGCTTCttacagcctcccttctcccatatTGCAAAGACCTTCTTTCCCAAGTCACAGCCTTTCAGATGGGGCTCAGTTGCCCAGTGGTCTCCAGGCTAGGAATCTTCCCCAGAAATATGAGCTCACCTCATCCCCTTTATCAAGCAAAGACTCGTGCCCTTCTTCCCCACAGGCTCACAGTTCAGCAGACACGCTTCAGAGCTCATCCCCTCAGGCCGCTTCTCCTCTCCCGCCCAAGAGGTTTGCCCCCTTGTCTGTGGTTCCCATCTATATCACGACACACTTATTATCCCCTAGTCCAAAGCCTCTGTCTTCTCCTCTTCATGGTTCCTCCTCCACCATCTATAGTGTCAACAACCCCGGCAGCCAAATGTCTTCCAGTGGGAACCTTCTGAAATCCGGAACTAAGTCGCCACTACCAACCAGACTCTCTCTTCTGACTGCTATTTTGAAGTCAGGATCCACTCCGAAAAGACCCTTTTCTCCTGCATCTTGCCCTGCTACGTTTTCTCCCAATTCCCTGGGCTCTTCAACGCTGGCAATAGACCAAAAGTTTAAAATGACCCCTCCGACCCCTAAGAAAGCTGCCTCAGAGTATTCAATTAGGTCCGCCTCTCCAAGTCAAGAGGAATTTCGTCTTTCGGTGTTTTCTACCGTGCCCAATCGCATGGCCTCATTTTCAAAATCCAGCCCTACTCTTAGAACCAGGTCCCCGTCTCCTAAAAAGCACCTTGACACCAGGGCGCTTTCCCCTGACAAATTGTGCCCTTTGTCGCCCACCATTTCTTCCTATAGAAAAACAGTTGTGTCTCCTCTGTTACAATCGAAATCTCCCACTTTCTCCTTGCCTCCCCACGCCCCTAGGAAAGGGGCCCACTCTCCTGCCCACAAAGCCCGAGGGCCTGAAAAGTCTAAGAAGGTGCATACCTATTCCCCCACTTTTACCACTAAGTCCTATCCACTGTCTCCTCCCGGTGTTAGCCAAAGGGACGCCGTTTCCCCCACTGCAGACAagggctctctctctccaaccGTAATGCATTCTAGCTGCCGGTCAAATGGATGTTTACCGCAAGCCATTGTTAAGGACCCAGCTACCAATTCGCCAGGTCTTTCACCTCATTGGCAAGCTTCTCATACAGATTCGACTTCACCCACTCCTCCAGGCTATCGTATTAAAGCCCCTTCTCCACACAGAGAGTCCTCCTCTGTTCATTCAAACTTCCGAGCTTGCCCTCCATCTTCAAGACCCAGGACCCCAACGGTACCACAGCACAGATCTCCTGCCACGGTGCACTCACCTTGTTCATTGTTGTCAGGATCCAGGGAGGTGACTTCACCactgtctttctctctgccttctgcctctgAGAATAAGAAGCCCCAG TCACACAAGATCAAGACAAGCTACAAGGCTTTTGCAGCAATCCCTACAAACACACTACTTCTCGAACAGAAG GCACTCGATGAACCAGCCAAAGCAGAAGAAGTCGCAGAAAACAAATCTTTGGATACACATTCAGAG ATGTGCTCCCCTGCTCAGCTCAGGCAACAAACTGAAGAGCTGTGTGCTGCTATTGATCAAGTCTTACAGGACCCCCTGTCTATG CGCCGTTGTGAATCTTCTCCAGGCTCCCTGCAGAACATATTGGATTCAGATGCAGGCAAA ACATTGATGTCTTCACAGAGACCAGCTGGACGGGAAACAAGATTT GCTAACCTTCGTTCATTGCAATCTGCAACACCTGAAAAGCAAAAG ACAAAGCCTGGTGTCATTCGTCCAACAACGgtgaaagcaaaaataataacGTTAAAGGAAGAGGAACCTGCCCAACCAAACCCATTCAGAAAGTACCTAGAAGAAACCGGTGGCCTCCAAACTGAAGAG GATTCATCTATTTCCCATCCTTATTTATATACTAAACTGAGCTCTCCTACTAAGTCCCCATTGCACCCACAGGGACTCTCTCATGCTGACTTGCTAACTCCTGGTCCATTCAATCATTTGGGTTCCATCTTTGGCGACATCCATGACAGTTCTTATAGTCCTTACCGTCGCAATAATTTGTATAACAAG